Proteins from a single region of Leuconostoc gasicomitatum LMG 18811:
- the pheS gene encoding phenylalanine--tRNA ligase subunit alpha: MSLIEDLTALKTEAVERINATGADIESLRVNLLGKKGQLTALLKGMKDVLPAERKIVGEIGNDVRQTITAMLAQKKATEEAAQLAAQLTSETVDVTLPGSVHKVGQPHVLQQIIDEIEQHFLGLGFEIIDDTVDSPEVETDEYNFERENLPKDHPARDMQDTFYITPEILLRTQTSPVQSRSLEKHDFSKGPLKMIAPGKVYRRDTDDATHSHQFHQVEGMVVGENITMADLKGTLLSIMQALFGEKHQIRMRPSYFPFTEPSVEVDVSWNEVTPDTKPEDIEWIEVLGAGMTHPNVLRMDGIDPEKYSAFAFGLGPDRFAMLKYGVDDIRQFYLNDVRFLSQFNRKGN; the protein is encoded by the coding sequence ATGAGTTTGATTGAAGATCTAACAGCACTAAAAACAGAAGCTGTTGAACGCATTAATGCCACAGGAGCAGACATTGAATCATTGCGAGTCAATTTGTTAGGCAAAAAGGGTCAACTAACTGCTTTATTAAAGGGTATGAAAGACGTGTTACCGGCAGAACGTAAAATAGTTGGTGAAATTGGTAATGATGTCCGTCAAACAATTACGGCTATGTTAGCTCAAAAGAAAGCGACCGAAGAAGCCGCGCAATTAGCCGCGCAATTAACCTCAGAAACAGTAGATGTCACTTTGCCTGGCAGTGTCCATAAAGTTGGTCAACCACATGTGTTACAACAAATTATTGATGAAATTGAGCAACATTTTTTAGGCTTGGGTTTTGAAATTATTGACGATACGGTTGATTCACCAGAAGTTGAAACAGATGAGTATAATTTTGAACGAGAAAACTTGCCAAAAGATCATCCAGCGCGTGATATGCAAGATACATTTTATATTACACCTGAAATATTGCTTCGCACGCAAACGTCGCCTGTGCAGTCACGTTCTCTAGAAAAACATGATTTTTCAAAGGGACCTTTAAAAATGATTGCACCAGGAAAAGTCTACCGTCGAGACACAGACGATGCGACACATTCACATCAGTTTCATCAGGTGGAGGGGATGGTTGTTGGCGAGAATATTACGATGGCTGATCTAAAGGGTACTTTATTATCTATCATGCAGGCGTTATTTGGCGAAAAACATCAAATTCGTATGCGGCCCTCTTATTTTCCGTTTACAGAACCTTCTGTTGAGGTGGATGTATCATGGAATGAAGTCACACCCGATACGAAGCCAGAAGATATTGAATGGATTGAAGTACTAGGAGCTGGCATGACGCATCCGAATGTGTTACGAATGGACGGCATTGATCCAGAAAAATACTCAGCGTTTGCGTTTGGGTTAGGACCAGATCGTTTTGCCATGCTGAAATATGGTGTTGATGATATTCGTCAATTCTACTTAAATGATGTCCGGTTTTTGTCACAATTCAATCGAAAGGGTAATTAA
- a CDS encoding winged helix-turn-helix transcriptional regulator codes for MTKLAEHTEDLLCQNFTSTFQILGRKWNGLIIETLLISGPKRFLEISRAIPVCSDRVLVERLKELESEHLINRVTYEDSSLIEYKLTPAGEAMRPMMAAVHEWSDKYNNVKQTKNNDTDSIA; via the coding sequence ATGACAAAATTAGCAGAACATACAGAAGATTTACTCTGTCAGAATTTCACTAGTACTTTTCAAATTCTCGGGCGTAAGTGGAATGGTTTAATTATTGAGACATTGTTAATTAGCGGTCCCAAACGTTTTCTCGAGATTTCACGCGCTATTCCAGTTTGTTCTGACCGCGTATTAGTTGAGCGATTAAAAGAATTAGAATCGGAACACTTGATAAATCGGGTAACTTATGAAGATTCTAGTTTAATTGAGTACAAACTAACACCGGCTGGTGAAGCAATGAGACCAATGATGGCAGCTGTACACGAATGGTCTGATAAATATAATAATGTGAAGCAAACAAAAAATAACGACACGGATAGTATTGCATGA
- the pheT gene encoding phenylalanine--tRNA ligase subunit beta, with translation MKTSLKWLNEYLNNSIDLNADAVADLAERVERTSVEISETTTLARQQDGLVVARVVSVLPHPDSDHMVITQVDIGESTLTKVVTGAPNVAEGQLVVLAKVGAHIINHETGELNVLKPVKLRGEDSNGMLVALQEIGFDSKIAPKDFETGIYVFNNSEHLNPGDDALSILGMTEPVLDTDLTPNRADMLSMIGTAYEFGAMLKQSVTIPDFDLVEYETPASDQVSVMIRDDSLASKYAVRVVNHVKIGDSPLWLQKRLWNAGMRPINNIVDITNYMMLMYGQPLHAFDLDKLNGQKLYIRRAEKNEELVTLDGQKRDLRSGEDIVIATDEEALMLAGVMGGLNSEVDENTENIVLEGAIFNPSLVRATARRHNLHSEASARFERGVNWDATFTALDHAASLVDDLAGGQVARGRVTAVDTKRDNIVLSLTAKRVNQILGTQLTLENIALFFKQLAFDYTNDGASLHVTLPARRADMSIEADLIEEIARLYGYDNLPVTLPYGPTTPGKLTLQQRQIRASRHIMESLGLNQAISYALTTPLKAQQFAEDRTAKVVSLDYPMSSDRTTARQNLLAGLLEDVAYNINHSVHDIALYEQGRVFIAKDNSDELPIEIEHIAGVLTGNYETSSWQHLKKARAVDFYDIKGIVSAYLDQIGVENVRYVATDRHSNMHPGQTADIYAADVYLGFVGQIHPLLTKSQKMAAVFGFELNLFAVMAAAKSDVQYNKISRFPQMSRDAALLVDESVQHAVIETVIRGAAGSKLVDITLFDVYTGDNLPHGKRSLAYSLTYQDNDETLVEAEVNSDFERVTDALVKQLNVEVR, from the coding sequence ATGAAAACGAGTTTGAAATGGTTAAATGAATATTTAAATAATAGCATTGATTTGAATGCAGATGCGGTTGCAGATTTAGCAGAACGTGTTGAACGAACAAGTGTTGAAATTTCTGAGACAACGACTTTAGCTAGACAACAAGACGGACTGGTCGTTGCAAGAGTTGTGTCCGTTTTACCACATCCAGATTCAGATCATATGGTCATAACACAAGTAGATATCGGAGAATCAACATTAACTAAGGTCGTTACTGGGGCGCCAAATGTTGCTGAAGGGCAACTAGTAGTGTTAGCAAAAGTTGGGGCACACATTATTAATCATGAAACAGGTGAATTAAACGTATTAAAGCCTGTCAAGCTGCGTGGTGAAGATTCTAATGGTATGTTGGTGGCTTTGCAGGAAATAGGATTTGACAGTAAGATTGCCCCAAAAGATTTTGAAACCGGTATATATGTATTTAATAATAGTGAGCATCTTAATCCTGGTGATGATGCGCTAAGCATTTTAGGTATGACAGAGCCTGTTTTGGACACTGATTTAACGCCAAATCGTGCTGATATGTTGTCAATGATTGGAACAGCTTATGAGTTTGGAGCCATGCTTAAACAGTCAGTGACGATACCAGATTTTGATTTGGTAGAATATGAAACGCCAGCAAGCGATCAAGTATCTGTTATGATTCGCGATGATAGCTTAGCATCTAAATATGCCGTACGTGTTGTTAATCACGTCAAAATTGGTGATTCGCCACTTTGGTTGCAAAAAAGATTATGGAATGCTGGTATGCGCCCAATCAATAATATAGTTGATATTACTAACTATATGATGCTGATGTATGGACAACCGTTACATGCGTTTGATTTAGATAAACTAAATGGTCAAAAATTGTATATTCGTCGCGCCGAAAAAAACGAAGAATTAGTGACGTTAGATGGTCAAAAACGTGATTTGCGTTCTGGTGAAGACATTGTCATTGCAACGGATGAAGAGGCTTTGATGTTAGCTGGTGTTATGGGCGGGTTAAATTCAGAAGTTGATGAAAATACAGAAAATATTGTGTTAGAGGGGGCTATTTTTAATCCGAGTTTGGTACGTGCCACAGCACGTAGACATAATTTGCATTCGGAAGCATCGGCACGTTTTGAACGTGGCGTGAATTGGGATGCCACATTTACTGCGTTAGACCATGCGGCCAGTTTAGTGGATGATCTTGCTGGCGGGCAGGTTGCTCGTGGACGTGTGACTGCTGTTGATACTAAGCGTGATAACATTGTGCTATCCTTAACCGCTAAACGTGTTAATCAAATATTAGGGACGCAGTTAACGCTAGAGAATATTGCGCTATTTTTCAAACAATTAGCATTTGATTATACAAATGATGGTGCCAGTCTTCATGTAACGTTACCAGCACGACGAGCAGATATGAGTATAGAAGCAGATCTGATTGAAGAAATTGCACGACTGTATGGATATGATAATTTGCCGGTGACACTGCCTTATGGTCCTACAACACCTGGGAAACTGACACTGCAACAACGACAAATAAGAGCAAGTCGCCACATTATGGAAAGTTTAGGTTTAAATCAAGCCATCTCTTATGCTTTGACAACACCTTTGAAAGCGCAACAATTTGCTGAAGATCGTACAGCAAAAGTTGTGTCTTTAGATTACCCGATGAGTTCTGATCGAACAACTGCACGCCAAAATTTATTAGCAGGTTTGCTAGAAGATGTTGCTTACAATATTAATCATTCTGTGCATGATATTGCACTTTATGAGCAAGGACGTGTATTTATTGCTAAGGATAATAGTGATGAATTACCGATTGAAATTGAACATATTGCCGGTGTTTTGACTGGTAATTATGAAACATCATCTTGGCAGCATTTAAAAAAGGCACGTGCTGTTGATTTCTATGATATTAAAGGTATTGTGTCAGCTTATTTGGATCAAATCGGTGTTGAAAATGTTCGCTATGTTGCAACAGATCGACATAGCAACATGCATCCTGGTCAAACAGCGGATATTTATGCGGCAGATGTATATCTTGGCTTTGTTGGTCAAATTCATCCGCTGCTCACTAAATCACAAAAAATGGCGGCAGTCTTCGGCTTTGAGTTGAACTTATTTGCTGTGATGGCTGCGGCTAAAAGTGACGTGCAATATAACAAAATTTCACGTTTTCCTCAAATGAGTCGTGATGCAGCTTTGTTGGTGGACGAATCAGTTCAACATGCAGTGATTGAGACAGTTATTCGTGGTGCTGCGGGCAGTAAACTAGTTGATATCACGTTGTTTGATGTTTATACAGGCGACAATTTACCGCATGGTAAACGATCATTGGCATATAGTTTAACTTATCAAGATAATGATGAGACATTAGTTGAAGCAGAGGTTAACTCAGACTTTGAGCGCGTAACAGATGCCTTAGTAAAGCAACTTAATGTGGAAGTACGTTGA
- a CDS encoding VOC family protein: MSFSDYYSGVQHIGIPTKNLEIAESFWTKLGFKKTGDFPVGNVIFMQRDNLVIETWQQDEVADKPGAINHISMDTTNADKAFVAAKAEGFKLIDSEVQHLAFWEKGIKFFNIEGPDAVIVEFCEIVK, encoded by the coding sequence ATGTCATTTTCAGATTATTATTCAGGCGTACAACATATTGGTATCCCAACAAAAAACTTAGAAATTGCTGAGAGTTTTTGGACAAAATTAGGTTTTAAAAAGACTGGTGATTTTCCGGTAGGTAATGTCATCTTTATGCAACGTGACAATCTAGTGATTGAAACATGGCAACAAGATGAAGTTGCTGATAAGCCAGGCGCTATTAACCACATTTCTATGGATACAACAAACGCTGATAAAGCATTTGTTGCAGCAAAAGCAGAAGGCTTTAAGTTGATTGATTCTGAAGTACAACACTTAGCTTTTTGGGAAAAAGGGATTAAATTCTTTAATATAGAAGGCCCAGATGCTGTTATTGTTGAATTTTGTGAGATTGTTAAGTAA
- a CDS encoding LacI family DNA-binding transcriptional regulator, whose amino-acid sequence MVAKLNDVAELAGVSVTTVSRVINNYGSLSKKTIDKVHAAMRELRYQPNAMARSLQGKSSQFIGLIFPNIQNPFFTALTNEIEQLLFEKGYKVIIATSANNIEKEQQYLQMLAANQVEGIITSSHNLDIATYKDTFLPIVSYDRYLSDNIPIVSEDNYRGGYLLGEYLVSKGAKKLLMLSDDDHSNSPTTKRYQGFSDAVSEHSHLTTQNRSSNIISTKDDIEMIVNYVVAEDIDGIFAYNDIMAIQLQNALRDANIRVPEDVIVVGYDGSPIVQLLHPDLPTIIQPIQQAAQRLIDTLFHEIDNQVSTEFSMLPVTLYVPK is encoded by the coding sequence ATGGTTGCAAAATTAAATGACGTCGCTGAACTAGCTGGCGTTTCTGTTACAACAGTATCTCGTGTTATTAATAATTATGGTTCTCTTAGCAAAAAAACAATTGATAAAGTTCATGCTGCAATGCGCGAATTGCGCTATCAACCGAATGCGATGGCACGTTCACTTCAAGGAAAGTCATCACAATTTATCGGATTAATTTTTCCAAATATTCAAAACCCCTTTTTTACAGCTTTAACTAATGAAATCGAGCAACTGCTGTTTGAAAAAGGCTACAAAGTTATTATTGCCACTAGTGCTAATAATATTGAAAAAGAGCAACAATATCTCCAAATGTTAGCTGCAAACCAAGTTGAAGGCATTATCACATCCTCACATAATCTAGACATTGCAACCTATAAGGATACTTTCTTACCAATTGTGTCATATGATCGTTATTTATCAGACAATATTCCAATCGTATCTGAAGATAATTACCGTGGTGGCTATCTACTTGGTGAGTACCTTGTATCAAAAGGTGCTAAAAAATTACTCATGTTGTCTGATGACGATCACTCTAACTCACCAACAACCAAACGCTATCAAGGCTTTTCAGATGCCGTAAGTGAACATAGTCATTTAACAACTCAAAATCGTAGTTCCAACATTATTTCAACAAAAGATGATATTGAAATGATTGTCAATTATGTCGTTGCTGAAGATATTGATGGTATATTCGCCTATAATGATATTATGGCTATTCAATTGCAAAATGCGCTAAGAGATGCAAACATTCGTGTGCCAGAAGATGTTATTGTCGTTGGTTACGATGGTTCGCCAATTGTGCAATTACTCCACCCAGACTTACCTACAATTATTCAACCAATCCAACAAGCAGCTCAACGTCTAATTGATACCTTATTTCATGAAATTGATAACCAAGTATCTACCGAGTTTAGTATGTTACCAGTGACATTATATGTACCAAAATAA
- a CDS encoding zinc-dependent alcohol dehydrogenase family protein gives MEALVLTGIKSLELQDLQQPEVKPNEVKIHTAFAGICGTDHALYAGLPGSAPAVPPIVLGHENSGVVAEIGSAVTNVKVGDRVTVDPNIYCGQCKFCRTGRPELCENLSAVGVTRDGGFEEYFTAPASVVYPIPDNVSLKSAAVVEPISCAVHGIQLLKVTPYQKALVIGDGFMGELFVQLLQAYGIHQVDLAGIVDEKLAMNKEKFGAKNIYNTMKGDKIPDAEYDVVIEAVGMPQTQEAAIEAAARGGQVLMFGVGGPDAKFEMNTYEIFQKQLTIQGSFINPNAFEDSLALLSSGKLDVESLMSHELDYKTVDDFVNGKLGVVSKAVVKVGGEEA, from the coding sequence ATGGAAGCATTGGTACTAACAGGCATCAAATCATTAGAGTTACAAGATCTACAACAACCAGAAGTAAAACCAAACGAGGTTAAAATCCATACAGCGTTTGCAGGTATCTGTGGCACAGATCATGCTTTGTATGCTGGTTTGCCTGGTTCAGCACCTGCTGTACCCCCTATTGTTTTGGGACACGAAAATTCAGGTGTTGTTGCTGAAATCGGATCAGCAGTTACAAATGTTAAAGTTGGTGATCGCGTCACAGTAGACCCTAACATTTATTGTGGACAATGCAAATTCTGCCGTACAGGACGTCCAGAATTGTGTGAAAACTTATCAGCTGTTGGTGTGACACGTGATGGTGGTTTTGAAGAATACTTTACAGCACCAGCCTCAGTTGTTTATCCAATTCCTGATAATGTATCATTAAAGTCAGCAGCTGTTGTTGAACCTATCTCATGTGCTGTTCACGGTATTCAATTGCTCAAAGTAACACCTTACCAAAAAGCTTTGGTTATTGGTGACGGTTTCATGGGCGAATTATTTGTTCAACTTTTGCAAGCATACGGTATTCACCAAGTTGATTTGGCTGGTATTGTTGATGAAAAGCTTGCGATGAACAAAGAAAAGTTCGGGGCTAAAAACATATATAACACAATGAAGGGTGACAAGATTCCTGACGCAGAATATGATGTTGTCATTGAAGCTGTTGGTATGCCACAAACACAGGAAGCCGCTATTGAAGCAGCCGCTCGTGGTGGACAAGTTTTGATGTTTGGTGTTGGTGGACCTGATGCTAAATTTGAAATGAATACTTATGAAATTTTCCAAAAGCAATTGACAATTCAAGGATCATTTATCAATCCAAATGCGTTTGAAGATTCATTAGCTTTGCTATCATCTGGAAAATTGGATGTAGAATCTCTTATGTCTCATGAATTAGATTACAAGACTGTTGATGACTTCGTGAATGGTAAGCTTGGCGTTGTTTCAAAAGCTGTTGTGAAGGTTGGCGGAGAAGAGGCATAA
- a CDS encoding ROK family protein codes for MGLLGAIEAGGTKFVVAVADENYNVVERTAFPTLDGEKTLDQVIAFFDKFENIDAIGIAAFGPIDIVKGSQTYGYVLDTPKRGWSGYDFLGRMKAWRDIPFFWTTDVNGAGWAEFETGAAKDVQNMVYLTVGTGIGAGIVSNGHLLSGYGHPEAGHIFLQKHPEDKYAGHCPFHGDNCLEGLAAGPAIEERWGISAKEIPDEDIAWKIEAYYIAQAALDYTMILRPEKIILGGGVPHRDILFPLIRESFSEQMSDYLEVPDLDDYIVPVANGDNAGILGCFYLAKTLV; via the coding sequence ATGGGATTATTAGGAGCAATTGAAGCAGGTGGCACAAAATTTGTTGTTGCTGTTGCGGATGAGAATTATAACGTTGTTGAACGTACTGCGTTTCCAACGCTAGATGGTGAGAAAACATTAGATCAAGTGATTGCGTTTTTTGATAAATTTGAAAACATTGATGCCATTGGGATTGCAGCATTTGGACCTATTGATATTGTTAAAGGATCACAAACATATGGTTATGTGTTAGACACACCAAAACGTGGCTGGTCAGGTTATGATTTTCTTGGTCGTATGAAAGCATGGCGTGATATTCCTTTCTTTTGGACGACTGATGTTAATGGTGCTGGTTGGGCCGAATTTGAAACAGGTGCAGCAAAAGATGTCCAAAATATGGTTTACTTGACTGTTGGTACAGGTATTGGTGCTGGTATTGTTTCAAATGGGCATCTTCTAAGTGGTTATGGCCATCCAGAAGCTGGACATATTTTCTTACAAAAACATCCGGAAGATAAGTATGCAGGACATTGCCCATTCCATGGTGATAACTGTCTGGAAGGATTGGCTGCTGGACCAGCAATTGAAGAACGTTGGGGAATCAGTGCTAAAGAAATTCCTGACGAAGATATTGCTTGGAAAATTGAAGCATATTATATTGCGCAAGCAGCGTTGGACTATACAATGATTTTACGTCCTGAGAAAATTATTTTGGGTGGCGGTGTACCACATCGAGATATTTTGTTCCCATTGATTCGTGAAAGTTTCTCTGAACAGATGAGTGATTATCTTGAAGTGCCTGATTTAGATGATTATATTGTCCCAGTAGCAAATGGGGACAACGCTGGTATCTTAGGTTGCTTCTATTTAGCTAAAACATTAGTTTAA